The region ATGTGCTCGGCAAGGTGTGGTACACCTCAGAACATAAGGCCGAAGGAAGCACCTTTTCGCACCGCCTGACGACACATCCGTGGCCCGCAGGCGTGTACCTGATTCAGGTTTCGCAGGGCGAACACCATCGTCTTCAGAAGCTTATCAAAGAATAGACGTTACGCTCAAACCACAACGCCCTTCGCTATCCAGGTAGCGAAGGGCGTTGTCTATTCCGCATGCGCAGGGGCTATACGACCCGGATGATCTGTCCGGTCAGGATGCCCTCTACACTTTTGACGTAGGCGCTTGCCACCTGCGCCATCGGCACCGGTACGTGACCGGGAAAGTACTCTCCGAGGGCTTCGGCCGAGGCTTCGACCAAGCCGGGACTGACCACGTTGATGCGCAGTTGCGACTTCACCAATTCGCCCGCGGCCCCGAGCACAAAACCGTTCACCGCACTGTTGATGGTGGTTAACACCGCGCCGTTCGCAATGGGATCTTCGGCCAGGATGCCCGACGTGAGCGTGATGCTCCCGCCCGGATTCAGGTACGTTTGCCCCACCAGGGCGAGGTTGATCTGCCCCATCATCTTGCTGCGGATGCCCTTGTAAAAATGCGCTTCAGTCAGTTGTTGTACCGGGGCCATCGCCGCGCCACCAGCCGTTACGACCAGGGCGTCGAGCGTCCCGACTTGCTCAAACACCTGTTGAATGGAAGCCAGATCGGTGATATCGACCTGCACATCGCCGCTTTTCGAACCGGCGGTGATGACCTCATGCTTTTTCCGGAGGGCTTCCACCACGACTTTCCCGAGGGTGCCCGTTCCGCCGACCACTAGTATTTTCATCGTTCGTGTTCAGGTTAATGATTGGTTTCTGATTGAATTTAGGGAGCGCAATCAATCGATAAAGAAGATGCCTTTGCTCATCATCACGGCCTGCCCGCCGATCCATACGGACGTCACGCTTCCCGCCTTTTTTTCGGCCCGGCTCTCCAGTAGGCTTGGCCGCCCCATCTCCACGCCCTGCGCAATGGTGTAGGCAAACTGTCCGCTTTCTTCCGTGCGGAGGTGCGTCAACAGCGCCGTTAGTGCGCAATTCGCGCTTCCCGTAGCGGGATCTTCGGGTACCCCATCCAGAGGCGCGAACATCCGCGCGCGTAGATCGAAGGCATCGTTGCTCCGACAATAGACATGGATGTCCGGCTCAATGCCCTGCGCCTTGATGTCCAGCAACCGGTCGAAGTGCGGACGACTGCGTTGCAGCGCCGCCAGGTCCCTGACTTCCACCAGCACAAAAGGCAGCCCTACGGAGGCAACCTGCGGCGGATGGTTTGCTACGACCAGCTCCTCGGGCGAAAGCGACAACGCTGCCGCAACGGTTTCGACCGAAAGCGTTTTTCCGAGCGAGAACGGTTCCGGGGCTTTGAGTTCGCACGCAAAACGTCCGTTGTCGAGCCTTGTGACGGTGATGTCGACCAACCCCGCTTTTTCCTCAAACGTGATTTGCGTGGAGGTCGGGATGTCGCCCAACTCACCCACAGAAGCCAGCACAAAGGCGGTGCCTACGTTGGGATGCCCCGCAAAAGGGATTTCGCGCGTCGGGGTAAAAATGCGCACCTTCCGCGTATGCCCCCGTTCGGCCGGCAGCACGAACGTGCTTTCGGAGAAATTGAACTCACGCGCCATCTGCTGCATCTGCTCGCTCGTCAGGCCACTTGCTTCCGGCACCACGGCCAGCGGGTTCCCACCAAAAGCCGTATCGCTGAAAACATCACACAGATAATAGGTATATTCCATCGGCTTCTGCCCCGGCAGGCGGCTTAAATGATGCTTTTGACCAAACCG is a window of Catalinimonas alkaloidigena DNA encoding:
- a CDS encoding PhzF family phenazine biosynthesis protein, which produces MEYTYYLCDVFSDTAFGGNPLAVVPEASGLTSEQMQQMAREFNFSESTFVLPAERGHTRKVRIFTPTREIPFAGHPNVGTAFVLASVGELGDIPTSTQITFEEKAGLVDITVTRLDNGRFACELKAPEPFSLGKTLSVETVAAALSLSPEELVVANHPPQVASVGLPFVLVEVRDLAALQRSRPHFDRLLDIKAQGIEPDIHVYCRSNDAFDLRARMFAPLDGVPEDPATGSANCALTALLTHLRTEESGQFAYTIAQGVEMGRPSLLESRAEKKAGSVTSVWIGGQAVMMSKGIFFID
- a CDS encoding short chain dehydrogenase, coding for MKILVVGGTGTLGKVVVEALRKKHEVITAGSKSGDVQVDITDLASIQQVFEQVGTLDALVVTAGGAAMAPVQQLTEAHFYKGIRSKMMGQINLALVGQTYLNPGGSITLTSGILAEDPIANGAVLTTINSAVNGFVLGAAGELVKSQLRINVVSPGLVEASAEALGEYFPGHVPVPMAQVASAYVKSVEGILTGQIIRVV